From the genome of Papaver somniferum cultivar HN1 chromosome 2, ASM357369v1, whole genome shotgun sequence, one region includes:
- the LOC113354131 gene encoding uncharacterized protein LOC113354131, with translation MTSKKTCPLVVEWLQTYDKGWARHQFDGAANCRHVSNILGATFTQWVKKFRCLPIHKWVLRYEALLSDLFGKRSRRLSSWPPSVPRAWKAVKKQRRNVAGEGYVVHSTLTQDVWSVEEKPLVSPFKVDLKRRMCCCGEWQVAGIPCLHAMAVLVEKRPNDIDSYVDECFTVEKYQATYAHSIKLTASMEGEGCQQEPGSIVHPPPLKDARRKGFN, from the exons ATGACCTCAAAAAAAACATGTCCATTGGTAGTGGAGTGGTTGCAAACATATGACAAAGGATGGGCTAGGCATCAGTTTGACGGTGCTGCCAATTGCCGGCACGTGTCAAACATCCTAGGTGCAACATTCACCCAGTGGGTAAAAAAGTTTAGGTGTTTGCCCATACACAAGTGGGTATTGAGGTATGAAGCTCTGCTATCTGACTTGTTTGGAAAGAGATCTCGTCGACTTTCCTCTTGGCCTCCTTCAGTTCCTAGAGCGTGGAAAGCGGTAAAGAAACAAAGACGGAATGTAGCGGGAGAAGGGTATGTTGTCCACTCAACGCTAACCCAAGATGTATGGTCCGTGGAGGAGAAACCGCTTGTATCTCCTTTTAAAGTTGATTTGAAACGACGAATGTGCTGCTGTGGAGAATGGCAAGTAGCAGGGATACCTTGTCTCCACGCAATGGCCGTTCTTGTTGAAAAAAGACCAAACGATATTGATAG CTACGTTGACGAGTGCTTCACTGTCGAGAAGTATCAAGCAACATATGCCCATTCAATAAAGCTAACGGCCAGTATGGAGGGGGAGGGATGCCAACAGGAACCAGGAAGCATTGTCCATCCACCACCATTAAAGGATGCTAGAAGAAAGGGTTTCAACTAA